A single region of the Streptomyces caelestis genome encodes:
- a CDS encoding extracellular solute-binding protein translates to MHPHAGASLSRRRFLTLSAAGAAVGTAALSGCAMRVSGGVSGGGETVTLMVKPDDISPELVRQAQKDTGVKIVTVRHDITKLIGMMTNGAPPDLVRGVGATDAPYFAARDVMEDLDPYFAGSSVLRVDDLDPVNDLWRFDGRTQGKGPRYGMAKDFSQDSMYWYNTALFDEAGVDYPPETEPVTFEEWLENAKRLTRRKSGQTTVFGGSYNGVLTPNLLASLTAAAGGSLFSDDFSRVDFTTPEARKALNWYIEYGRAKVGPSIIQPDPNTWDGPTFQANRMAMSNSGYWLGGLINADKKLAPLARLAPAPLFEGGRRVSPCQAGTGLWMPKKAKNKDAAWRVFEWFFGEGPAKARASSGWGIPTLKSLRPLMPAQEDYQKRVLKVQNAELKHFSVIAYTPYATADSLYALFNQEAPAAMNGRMSVDTLAGRLNSAMNEQLKRGKEQVG, encoded by the coding sequence ATGCACCCACATGCTGGTGCTTCCCTGAGCCGCCGCCGATTCCTCACCCTCTCCGCGGCCGGCGCCGCGGTCGGCACGGCGGCGCTGAGCGGCTGCGCGATGCGGGTCTCCGGCGGCGTCAGCGGCGGCGGCGAGACGGTCACGCTGATGGTCAAGCCCGACGACATCTCCCCGGAGCTGGTCAGACAGGCCCAGAAGGACACCGGCGTCAAGATCGTCACGGTCCGCCACGACATCACCAAGCTCATCGGCATGATGACCAACGGTGCCCCGCCCGACCTGGTCCGCGGTGTCGGTGCCACCGACGCGCCCTACTTCGCGGCGCGGGACGTGATGGAGGACCTGGACCCCTACTTCGCCGGAAGCAGCGTCCTCCGGGTCGACGACCTGGACCCGGTCAACGACCTGTGGCGCTTCGACGGCCGCACCCAGGGCAAGGGCCCCCGCTACGGCATGGCGAAGGACTTCTCCCAGGACTCCATGTACTGGTACAACACCGCCCTCTTCGACGAGGCGGGCGTCGACTACCCGCCCGAGACCGAGCCGGTCACCTTCGAGGAGTGGCTGGAGAACGCCAAGCGGCTGACGCGGCGCAAGAGCGGCCAGACGACCGTCTTCGGCGGCAGCTACAACGGCGTGCTGACGCCCAACCTCCTCGCGAGCCTGACGGCCGCGGCGGGCGGGAGCCTGTTCAGCGACGACTTCTCCCGGGTCGACTTCACCACCCCCGAGGCCCGCAAGGCGCTGAACTGGTACATCGAGTACGGCCGGGCCAAGGTCGGCCCCAGCATCATCCAGCCGGACCCCAACACCTGGGACGGTCCCACGTTCCAGGCGAACCGCATGGCCATGTCCAACTCCGGCTACTGGCTCGGCGGCCTGATCAACGCAGACAAGAAGCTGGCGCCCCTCGCCCGCCTCGCGCCGGCTCCCCTGTTCGAGGGCGGCCGGCGGGTCAGCCCCTGCCAGGCCGGCACCGGACTGTGGATGCCGAAGAAGGCGAAGAACAAGGACGCCGCCTGGCGGGTCTTCGAGTGGTTCTTCGGCGAGGGACCGGCCAAGGCCCGCGCCTCCAGCGGCTGGGGCATCCCGACGCTGAAGTCCCTGCGCCCGCTGATGCCGGCTCAGGAGGACTACCAGAAGCGGGTGCTGAAGGTGCAGAACGCCGAGCTGAAGCACTTCTCGGTGATCGCCTACACGCCCTACGCCACGGCGGACTCGCTCTACGCCCTGTTCAACCAGGAGGCCCCGGCCGCGATGAACGGCCGGATGTCCGTCGACACCCTCGCGGGCCGCCTGAACTCGGCCATGAACGAGCAGCTCAAGCGCGGTAAGGAGCAGGTGGGATGA
- a CDS encoding carbohydrate ABC transporter permease, translating to MTVDQIPVTGRTDPAARADRATPAGRRPRISMTARRHRAFYLFTAPWIIGFLLLTIVPMAYALWLSFTTYDGISPHWRYVGLGNYTELFSDPQTWNSLGRTGLFAVTSVPLSIVAGLGLAVLVNRPVKARGLFRTLLYLPAVVPPVGVGLTFKALFDQNSGAANGVITLFGFDALGWLADPYARYVLLMSVLWAAGNVMIISLAGLQDVPRELHEAARIDGASAWRTFRSITVPLLSPVLLFQTVTGVIASVQTIMPLLLSPDGTTAGVTALPQSNYLYMMHVFSQYFALGRYGYASALLWVLFVLILIVTGLIFKFTSGVVFYNVDPEAKK from the coding sequence ATGACGGTCGACCAGATACCCGTCACGGGGCGGACCGACCCGGCCGCGCGTGCCGACCGCGCCACACCGGCCGGCCGGCGGCCCCGGATCTCCATGACCGCTCGCAGGCATCGCGCTTTCTACCTGTTCACCGCACCCTGGATCATCGGTTTCCTGCTGCTGACGATCGTGCCGATGGCGTACGCGCTGTGGCTGAGCTTCACCACGTACGACGGCATCTCGCCGCACTGGCGCTACGTCGGCCTCGGCAACTACACCGAGCTGTTCTCCGACCCGCAGACCTGGAACTCCCTGGGCCGCACCGGCCTGTTCGCGGTCACGTCGGTGCCGCTGTCGATCGTCGCCGGGCTGGGGCTCGCCGTCCTGGTCAACCGGCCGGTCAAGGCGCGCGGGCTGTTCCGCACCCTGCTCTACCTGCCGGCCGTGGTGCCCCCGGTCGGTGTGGGCCTCACCTTCAAGGCGCTCTTCGACCAGAACTCCGGTGCCGCCAACGGCGTCATCACCCTGTTCGGCTTCGACGCGCTGGGCTGGCTCGCCGACCCCTACGCCCGCTACGTGCTGCTGATGAGTGTGCTGTGGGCGGCCGGAAACGTCATGATCATCTCGCTGGCGGGGCTCCAGGACGTGCCCCGGGAACTCCACGAGGCCGCCCGGATCGACGGGGCGAGTGCCTGGCGGACCTTCCGCAGCATCACCGTGCCGCTGCTGTCGCCGGTGCTGCTCTTCCAGACCGTGACCGGTGTGATCGCCTCCGTGCAGACCATCATGCCGCTGCTGCTGTCACCGGACGGCACCACGGCCGGCGTCACCGCCCTGCCGCAGTCCAACTACCTGTACATGATGCACGTCTTCTCGCAGTACTTCGCGCTCGGCCGCTACGGCTACGCCTCCGCGCTGCTGTGGGTGCTCTTCGTTCTGATCCTCATCGTGACCGGACTCATCTTCAAGTTCACGTCCGGCGTGGTGTTCTACAACGTCGACCCGGAGGCGAAGAAGTGA
- a CDS encoding carbohydrate ABC transporter permease yields the protein MTATSLPPNSAPRVRVRVNRLVLYTVLVALTGLFIGPFGWLILSGLKTPAELAASPVHWLPTDFQWQNFADAFHLIDFLGYARNSLIIALIYAVLVTLSSAWVGFGFARLEAPGKKTLFGILIGSMMLPQMITLLPTYLIFAKLGMVDTYWPWVFWGLAAAPYLVFLFRQFFAGLPRELEEAAIVDGCGYGMIFWRIFLPQSWPVLSASFVIAFTWSWGDYIAPQLLLSTDKSTLAVAVMTTYVTSAGTPVTNLQAAASVMYVVPILLIFLIAQRGFVAGMSTTGLK from the coding sequence GTGACCGCCACCAGCCTGCCGCCGAACTCCGCGCCCCGGGTGCGGGTGCGCGTCAACCGCCTCGTCCTCTACACGGTCCTCGTCGCCCTCACCGGGCTGTTCATCGGCCCCTTCGGCTGGCTGATCCTCTCCGGCCTGAAGACCCCGGCGGAACTGGCCGCCTCGCCCGTGCACTGGCTGCCCACCGACTTCCAGTGGCAGAACTTCGCCGACGCCTTCCACCTGATCGACTTCCTCGGGTACGCCCGCAACTCCCTGATCATCGCCCTGATCTACGCCGTGCTCGTCACGCTCAGCTCGGCCTGGGTCGGCTTCGGTTTCGCCCGACTGGAAGCCCCGGGCAAGAAGACGCTGTTCGGCATCCTCATCGGCTCGATGATGCTGCCCCAGATGATCACCCTGCTGCCGACGTACCTGATCTTCGCCAAGCTCGGCATGGTCGACACGTACTGGCCGTGGGTGTTCTGGGGACTGGCCGCCGCTCCCTATCTGGTCTTCCTCTTCCGGCAGTTCTTCGCCGGGCTGCCCCGTGAGCTGGAGGAGGCCGCGATCGTCGACGGCTGCGGCTACGGCATGATCTTCTGGCGGATCTTCCTGCCGCAGTCCTGGCCGGTGCTGTCCGCGAGCTTCGTGATCGCCTTCACCTGGAGCTGGGGCGACTACATCGCGCCCCAACTCCTCCTGTCCACGGACAAGTCGACGCTCGCCGTCGCCGTCATGACGACGTACGTCACCTCGGCCGGCACCCCGGTCACCAACCTCCAGGCCGCGGCATCCGTGATGTACGTCGTCCCCATCCTGCTGATCTTCCTGATCGCCCAGCGCGGTTTCGTGGCCGGGATGTCCACGACCGGACTGAAG